The following proteins are encoded in a genomic region of Corylus avellana chromosome ca4, CavTom2PMs-1.0:
- the LOC132178448 gene encoding CMP-sialic acid transporter 2, giving the protein TRLNTTLDEVIVFPIPAALYLVKNLLQYYIFAYVDAPGYQILKNLNIISTGVLYRIILKKKLSEIQWAAFILLCAGCTTAQLKSNSDHVLQTPFQGWVMAIVMALLSGFAGVYTEAIIKKRPMRNINVQNFWLYVFGMIFNAGAILVQDFDAVMNKGFFHGYSFITVLMIVNHALSGIAVSMVMKYADNIVKVYSTSVAMLLTAVVSVFLFGFNLSLAFFLGSTVVSVAVYLHSAGKLQR; this is encoded by the exons ACTAGGTTGAATACGACATTGGATGAAGTTATTGTGTTCCCCATTCCTGCAGCACTTTACCTAGTCAAAAACTTGCTTCAG TATTACATCTTTGCATATGTTGATGCGCCGGGTTATCAGATATTGAAGAACCTGAATATTATCAGTACCGGTGTTTTGTACAGAATTATACTTAAGAAGAA GTTGAGCGAGATTCAATGGGCAGCTTTCATTCTACTTTGTGCTGGGTGCACCACAGCTCAGCTAAAATCGAA TTCGGATCATGTTCTTCAAACTCCTTTTCAAGGTTGGGTGATGGCCATT GTCATGGCACTCTTGAGTGGTTTTGCAGGAGTATATACCGAG GCCATAATTAAAAAGCGTCCTATGAGGAACATTAATGTGCAGAACTTCTGGTTGTATGTCTTTGGGATGATCTTCAATGCCGGTGCTATACTGGTCCAAGATTTTGATGCAGTGATGAATAA GGGATTCTTCCATGGATACTCGTTTATTACAGTTCTCATGATTGTCAACCATGCACTCAG TGGCATTGCTGTATCAATGGTAATGAAGTATGCTGACAATATTGTGAAG GTCTACTCTACTTCAGTGGCAATGCTTCTCACAGCTGTTGtttctgtctttttgtttgGCTTTAATCTTTCCCTTGCCTTCTTCCTTGGCTCAAC TGTGGTGTCTGTTGCAGTATATCTACATTCTGCTGGGAAGCTGCAAAGGTAG